Genomic DNA from Cloeon dipterum chromosome 3, ieCloDipt1.1, whole genome shotgun sequence:
aaaaataatcttctcTAGCTTGACACTGAAATGGTTGCTTTaaattgaacttaaaaaaagcatCCAGGTAATTTAGAAAGAGTTGtgtaaaaaattgccattcgttctgcatttttttttttggctcTCCGCATCAAATTACGAGGACCCTCAAAGTCATTAGCTTTAATAATGATGCGCTTTTTGAAATGggtgtgaataaaaaatatacgcTTTAAGTCAGCTTGGAAAGCACAACAGTATTTCTCGCTTTTTGCTTCATTGCATAAACGTCATCAAGGGAAAACTCTAAAGGTCATGTGTAAACCGTCTGTGGTTGCATCTATTAAATATAGTGCTGCGCTCTAGACGCGCCAGGAATCATACAAAATGTCTCAAGGCTTTTGAGAGACTTTTCCACCGGCTGTGACCATTTCCAGGGGATCTATTCATGAATGGATTTTTGAAGTCACAAGtgtctgaattaaaaattaatctcaataTGGTTGAGGAGGGGAccaacgaaaaataataatttagtcaAGTTTTATGGTCAACTTACCGTGTTTTTTACCGTCGACTCCATCTAGGTCCTTGGTGTGCTCGTTGATTTTCTCCAATGAAGAAAATGCGCTGGTTGTGCGGcgcgcactcgctcgctgctcCCCAAAAGGCACTTCCTCCCCAATCCTTTATTTGCCTGTAGGAGGCCCGGCCAAGGCTCTTCCCAcaagtaattttattcaaagcgCAGCTCTGTCCCCTGCTGCACGAGCCAAATTTACGCTCGTGTGCCAATTTTCTGTATCAACAGCAAAACGTGCGACGGCAAACAAAAGCTTTTTTGCTCACCACGACAATTGTTGATAGTTTACAGATTCCACAGTCGTGGGCAGCTGCTCACTCGCGTTCTTTTGCCGACTGCAGTACTTTTGGTCGATTTCCTTGCGTCGTCGAGTGCTTACCGGCGTTCACGCGGTATGGTGTTATCTGGTTAAAAGCAACTTTTGTCGCTCAAAGCCTGCGATTATGGGCATGGTGGAGTCTCTTCAAGGCATCTCTgaccattaaaaataaataacgagaCTGCTATTTGCCAAACGTCAGTGCCGTCGTCAAggaaaatgctttcaaaaatttcatttgagaaAAACTCAATTCTATATAATGCTTAGAGAACTGACCTTTATTTGAGAAGTCTTTGGGTTAtcgtgcaaaatattttattttattatttaggtTCAAGATTAATCTGCAATTTATAAGAGTCTCAAACAAAACCTTCCTTGTACAAAAATCGTGAGTTGTTTCTCAGCCACAATCCGACAATCCTCGCAGTGCTGAGCTTTTATTACAATCAATTACactttaacttaatttaatcgGGCACGTTCATGACTGTTTCGGTCCACCGGTGGCGGCTTTCGTGTCGGCGGCCGGGTGCTGCACGCCGTTTGTCTGCGGTTGCTGCGGCTTCTTCATCACGTAGGCCGACAAATAGAACCTGAAGAAAAGCAGGAACATGTAGGCGTTCTGCGATACCACAATCGGAACGGTGAACTTTGGATAGTCGCATTCTCGGAACAGAAGCTGCATCGAGTGAATGATGATCATCGCGAACTGAatctgaaaaaagaaaaaaatgacaatttgttAATACGATGAACAAAACAAGAAAGTGTCTTCCGTCCCAGCCGGCGAAATTGACCAAGAGACTCAAATATAGGCGACGGCGCTGGCCAAACCACAAAAAACaggtgacctgaggaaggttggtgACAGGAAAGGGGGAAAACGTCGCCGAGTAtcgccaaatgtgctcgaaattactgaaaaagcattaaaaaccggcCTGGGAGAGGATCTCAGGTCTGAAAAAGGTCGTGAGGGCACCGCAGATCAAAGCCCCGTTTGAGACCtatccgatgaggggtcgtggtcgacgatcggacaaacggttgaattttaagaaaaataaaatcatttccacgtgaagagaaaacaaaaaaaattaattataatttttctatgggcacgaaaaatttcaaaatcggtttccagacTGGCGGTGGTCCAGTTCGTGTGATAGAGTAGGtaaaatcctttaaatttgctccctttgaaaaaaaaccacgaattttcgattttccaCGAAATCCTTATggagaaagagcaaaaatctcgtttttcaaagttcaaaatctATCTACTCctaggatttttttttgctctttttatccctgtccgaggaccggaggaccgggaagggcgcgcactgcactagcacgaatgctgaaacccgggtcccaatgacaccgcgaacggataacatgggcgcaccgggccgcacagggacccagcccactcaggGGCCACTTTTGATTTGATCGGCTcgtatttggtcttaaaatgatcccagataaatttcgcgtcaACTGATGAGCATTTTTCGCCTTAAACCGGAGATATGGGTGGTGGAGCTCGGAAGGTatcgaaaaaaaaacggaaaattacACAACTGTATAAAATCAAACCATAGAATTTCTCCCTCCGtgtttttccacatttttgcTTTCGATcaacttgtaaaaatattagtgaGAGAAAAGATAATTgtattttgtcaatttaacgtttgttcaaatttattgctgcatCTTTCAACCAGTTTGATGTAAACTTAAAATGGAGATTCAAAAGAATATACTTTGGGATAAATAACAaacattatttacaaaaaattgattggatTAATTTGTTGCGTTAATAAACAAAACCTTTGAGATCGTTTTTCAGCATTTGTTCCAAAGAGTAAAgtgacaaatattaaaattagaaaagcctttctttttttcaaatagcaaaattaattttaccatttGCATTTGCGTGATGTATTTCTTCCACCAAATATTCTGCTTGTACTGAGGATAGAGCGCTGTAATCAGGTAGTAGGAGTACATGACAACGTGGACGAAGCTGTTGATGAATCCTAGGAAAGTGCCGTGGCCACCTGAGACAAAAAAACGCATTCCATGTCAAATAACTCCGCTTGCATAGCGAAAGCATTCAGTTTATAATTATCCGAGAGTTGATATATTACCCGGCAGCCACTTGGTGCCTCCCCAGGAGAGCATGACCATGCCAGTGTGGTGGTAGATGTGCAGGTACGACGCCTGGTTCAGTTTCTTGCGCAGGATGAAGAAAACCTGCGAGCCAACATTCGATTTCGCACATGCACACGCTTTTCGATTAATTCAAACATTACCGTGTCCACCAGTTCTATTACTTTCACCAGGAAATAGACGTACATGGCTCGGATTATCTATAGAAATGGCGATTGCAAAAATGCGTATCAACATAGTAAACGCCAAGCCATATTATACCCTTCTGCTTTTGGGGTTGTCCGTCCAGTCGACCGGCTGGCAGGTGTAGCTGTATTCCTTCCAGGCGCCGTCCCAGGCCTGCAGAAATTTCCCATCGTGACTTATGCTGCGAACGGATTCAAACGTACCTCGTAGAAGAGCCACGCGCTGACCAGAACGTTGAGCAGGTTGTACACGATGATTATGCGGTCCAAATTGAACGCTCTTCTGTTCCTCATGAAGTTTGGGCCCCACACGTTCACGAACCGCAAATAGCAGAATAAGATGAAAAGGGTTGGGAAGGGGCTGCCCATCAAAGGAAGATTAGAGGTCCGTGGGTCTGAAACAGAGTTTGCCAGTGCTGCAAAATCCTCAAAATACAAGGCAGAAACAGtccagtattttttatttaaaattggatcgatacagggcgacagttgaaaattatttgaattgttggatgcaattagccgttgatcgataaacaattttttataataaaaaagaccttGCTACAAtgtaattatgcaatttttttccaaatttctgcaaaatttccagcacttgaacacatttttttggcagattttgattcctatCGTCGAGATCTGTGCAAAAGCatttgaaaccttttagggaaactctttgttgtgaaatacaattagatttcaagtaaggagacagtcctcaccgtTTAAAAAGCATACTAACTTTGCatagccaattttctcacaaatttacaGTGCAAAGCccaggtcaattttggctttaaatgCTCCTTAGGGATTGGTTAATGCATTAGCAACAAcgattttccaggcttttgcagtatcaatcttTTCTAAAGCGTGATTTAGGCTGAGCAATATTATATGATTCTTTTGAATCGTTGTGAAACCAAAAGtactataattttaaatgcgcagttttttcaaaatttgacctgAATACGAAATCACGTTTAATATAGAAATAGTGTCTTTTTACTCTCAAATAAACTGTAGATTTAGGAGCTGATGAAGATTGTTGCATCAAATTTAGCCAACAAATGCTGAGAAATctagaaaacatttaaaagtatttatcaTCATTGTTATATTTACTTTAGACAGCTAACTCCTATtgtttttgttacattttattaatttattaattaattattaatttctgtgGGCATATTTTTACCAACTTGTCAAGACTGTAAATCATCAACTTATCCTTGTAAAAATGGTTTACAACTCGCATTTGAGCTTTTTAGAGCTAATTATGctctattatttaaatgtcaaaCGTCATTCTAAAGAGGAGCGGCTAAATTTGACAGTCATTCCCACGCGGATGCGAAAGTTTCTCACCAGTggctcattttaaaaagccTGGTAATTATGCAGCCGGCTGGGCGCACGTGTGGAGCGCTCTGCATACCCATCACAATTTTACCTGGGCTTTAATTCTTGCAATCGCGTAATAATGAAACTATCCGATAATGCAGTTTTGAAGacagatatatatttttcggtgaaaaaaaaaatgagaaattaataCTCACCGCCCCATTTGTGGAACATGGTGTCATAGCCTTCGCGGATGGAGTCGAGGAATTGCGGTGCCATCGTCGGGCTGGTCCAAAGGCGGCAACTGCAGACCGAGCGGTGTGTGCCCTGTCCTGGCGTGACACCAAAAGAATCGCAATCACTCTCAAATGGTCAATCGCGGCTAGGGAGGCACCGGAGGAAGTGCTCGTGGGATAATTTATTCCGGTATTGTCACAGCCGCACGCGCTCGCCTAATGCAATGAACTCGATTTTGTGCGTTTGCTGGAAGGTCGAATGTCGGAATAAAATCTGAGCAAACATGCGGGTCAACTATGTAGATATAAATCTTACCCTGAGAGAAGTGGTTGCTGGTGTCGCGGTTCCGGTCAGGAAAGGCTgaggagcaaaatttatttgaccaTGATTCTAATTTCGGATCCAGATACCGAGAGATCGCCAAAAATCGGTCTGATCTTTCCCAATAAGCGGCTGAAGTGGAACTGCTCGAATTCGGACGACGCGCGGTTATTGTTAGTTCCCGCGCCCCATTTCCATTAGCGTAACTCGGCATTGAGGCCAGTGACTTGCAATTCAGAACCGAAATTCACATACTTTAAGCTGGCCAGTCCAGCCCGGCTTTTCATTCAGCGTCGGAACCCTTGCGGGGTAAGTACAAGCTCAACTCGAAACTTTTTGACCAACCGCAACTCTTTCGAAATGTTAGAATAACTCGGCTCGGGTGACATTGTATGTAGATAGAGTTTTTGCAATCTTAGAGTGATACGTTTCACTTGCATCATTGCGTGCATTAGCGGAAGAAGGACGAAAAATGTAGTCGAGCAAACAATTCGCGGCACCTGATATTTTTCCTCACGCAACGCGCCCCTGTTTGTACGTTTGAACGCGGAATATAAAAGGAAGACCCTGACAGCTCTCGCTGATCATTTTATCGCGGCAATCGGTTCCAATGGCTGAACGTATTTCTCtcgtctaaaattttatttaaaaaaatacgtgaGTGATTAGTCGAATTTAGCTGCAGCTTTTCTCGCGTCGTAATAATATTGTGGCGCACACACTCAAAGTGTCAAAGGCCAGTCTCACGATGACTGCGTACAATCAAACAGGATATTACAACTTGAATGCGTAATAAGCTGCTCTTTTTTTGCCCGCAGTTGAAACACACACAACAGGCATGGCTACCCTGATCGGAAAAGTAATCGATGGCTACAACACGCTCACCTACACATGGGCAGGTAACCGAGAGTTGATTTCCAGGGTGCGCGCGGATTGACTT
This window encodes:
- the LOC135939495 gene encoding very long chain fatty acid elongase AAEL008004-like encodes the protein MAPQFLDSIREGYDTMFHKWGDPRTSNLPLMGSPFPTLFILFCYLRFVNVWGPNFMRNRRAFNLDRIIIVYNLLNVLVSAWLFYEAWDGAWKEYSYTCQPVDWTDNPKSRRIIRAMYVYFLVKVIELVDTVFFILRKKLNQASYLHIYHHTGMVMLSWGGTKWLPGGHGTFLGFINSFVHVVMYSYYLITALYPQYKQNIWWKKYITQMQMIQFAMIIIHSMQLLFRECDYPKFTVPIVVSQNAYMFLLFFRFYLSAYVMKKPQQPQTNGVQHPAADTKAATGGPKQS